The Zestosphaera sp. genome includes a window with the following:
- a CDS encoding Xaa-Pro peptidase family protein, which translates to MTCLLPAPVLSKRLSQLQEGLRRLRVDCAMIRTLSDFKYLMGFKWLRPALLIPADEAPTAFVARGEEDFFNDRSALKEVNVITYTDGGDLMGKVSSTIRTLGAKRVGMVFSVERDSFTLFYEMFKKANRDVEVVDINPILSELRVVKDDYEIELIRKAGEISARVLEKTLAMVTENLPETSIAAEAYYEAYRAGSEEPHIYVNVGPHPRVHAEPMSDVVARKGVLVTVVVASDYNGYYANTSATTFIGDSPPEVVGRSFRCVREVYLRACELTSPGRRFIDVIRHIDELFVKHGLVENRLTEYTHGVGLQPEEYPVVTIVPAHRALEVRERMVLAFVHTPLMLKGFGTMKFEDTHVVWRDRLERVTRAHRLLEFFKD; encoded by the coding sequence GTGACCTGCTTGCTACCAGCACCCGTCTTGAGCAAGAGACTATCACAGCTGCAGGAGGGTCTTAGGAGGCTGAGGGTGGACTGCGCCATGATTAGAACCCTGTCCGATTTTAAGTATCTTATGGGGTTCAAGTGGCTTAGGCCGGCGTTACTAATCCCTGCTGACGAAGCCCCTACAGCGTTCGTCGCTCGAGGCGAAGAGGACTTCTTCAACGATAGATCCGCCCTCAAGGAGGTTAACGTGATCACGTATACCGACGGGGGCGATCTTATGGGCAAGGTCTCATCAACCATCAGGACGCTAGGGGCTAAGAGGGTTGGCATGGTCTTCAGCGTTGAGAGGGATTCCTTTACCCTATTCTACGAGATGTTTAAGAAAGCCAACAGAGATGTTGAGGTAGTTGACATTAACCCCATACTTTCTGAACTCAGGGTTGTGAAGGACGACTACGAGATCGAGTTGATTAGGAAAGCGGGGGAGATCTCAGCTAGGGTTCTTGAGAAAACCCTCGCCATGGTTACTGAGAATTTGCCTGAGACAAGTATAGCTGCTGAGGCATACTATGAGGCCTACAGAGCGGGCTCTGAGGAACCACATATATATGTGAATGTCGGTCCTCACCCAAGAGTTCACGCCGAGCCAATGAGCGATGTAGTGGCTAGGAAGGGGGTCTTGGTCACTGTGGTGGTGGCCTCAGACTACAACGGCTACTACGCCAACACTTCAGCAACTACGTTCATTGGCGACTCACCGCCAGAGGTCGTGGGTAGGAGCTTTAGGTGTGTGAGGGAGGTTTACCTCAGGGCATGTGAGCTGACAAGTCCTGGAAGAAGATTCATCGACGTAATTAGGCATATTGACGAACTGTTCGTGAAGCACGGCCTCGTGGAGAACAGGCTTACTGAATACACTCACGGTGTGGGCCTGCAACCGGAGGAATACCCTGTAGTAACTATAGTTCCCGCTCATAGAGCCCTTGAAGTGAGGGAGAGAATGGTTTTGGCCTTCGTGCACACGCCATTAATGCTGAAGGGGTTTGGAACCATGAAGTTTGAGGACACTCACGTAGTCTGGAGGGACAGGCTTGAGCGCGTAACTAGGGCGCATAGGTTGCTAGAATTTTTTAAGGACTAA
- a CDS encoding HAD-IIB family hydrolase, with product MAIGYYFDFDGTLSPIDVGRDAAYPSPEVFEMLRHLSEKHVVAVVSSKDCHFLLRRLPYVHGLGCINGSEVVGGGYVAVDELVYRGGLVEVLESILKMLRRRADCYIEEKRTLQGILAGVSIDWRASGRMPDGLDDALKLAKSRGLNILRYGGNPFIDIYVSSKGKDSAVRVLKTLLGVSKVVYVGDGENDIPAFNVADVRVLVRHKYNKGLMIESEYEVGFEELPRWLIENASRIV from the coding sequence ATGGCGATAGGTTATTATTTCGACTTCGACGGCACTCTAAGCCCCATCGATGTTGGGAGGGATGCTGCCTACCCATCTCCCGAGGTCTTCGAGATGCTTAGACATCTCAGTGAGAAGCACGTCGTGGCCGTCGTAAGCAGTAAGGATTGCCACTTCCTCCTGAGAAGATTGCCCTACGTGCACGGGCTTGGATGCATCAACGGTAGTGAGGTGGTGGGGGGCGGCTACGTGGCCGTAGATGAACTGGTCTACAGGGGCGGGCTGGTTGAAGTTCTGGAGAGCATTCTTAAGATGCTTAGGCGGCGTGCCGACTGCTATATCGAGGAGAAAAGGACTCTGCAGGGGATCCTTGCCGGAGTCTCCATTGACTGGAGGGCCTCCGGCAGGATGCCTGACGGGCTTGACGATGCGCTTAAACTGGCTAAGTCACGCGGTTTAAACATCCTGAGGTATGGCGGCAATCCCTTCATCGACATATACGTATCGAGTAAGGGGAAGGATTCGGCCGTGAGGGTATTAAAGACGCTCCTAGGCGTTAGCAAGGTCGTCTACGTTGGTGATGGTGAGAACGACATACCTGCCTTCAATGTGGCCGACGTGAGGGTCTTAGTGAGACATAAATATAACAAGGGGCTTATGATAGAGTCGGAGTATGAGGTGGGTTTCGAGGAACTCCCAAGGTGGTTGATCGAAAATGCCTCTAGAATTGTATGA
- a CDS encoding glycosyltransferase family 4 protein: MNFLSVMYQTSRSKGQELLAQRMVKWVRRLGHNAWVVTGIYHDGKPVVSQRTIARQERGYIVFEKDPAVDVPSIRVDSLRTTWPPRRIMFRDFITTLRNIDSDVGIDFLVTHSTLWNGPEEAAKWVLWRRLMISMGEEGGSVTYAHMSHYQPPDPGRYSPIERAFRMAWNATAFPAIFRAADLILCLTSVEAEDMLTLGARPDQMHLFPGGLDDDTAALIDSADPMLVRSKYGIPDDKYVVSYLGTIEERKNPLAVAQVARKLSTLKDVVFVIAGKPGDQWEDLLREIRGLSNVVLTGELDEEIKASLIRTSYLNIIMSRMEAFGLTQLEFMYGGVPVITSAVYGQRWLVRNNVDGVHVGGPEDVDGASKAIEELVRNPDKREEMSKKARDRAKSFLMSTLAKELLGKASQQYKKR; the protein is encoded by the coding sequence ATGAATTTCCTGTCAGTTATGTATCAGACTTCCCGTAGTAAGGGTCAGGAGCTCCTAGCGCAGAGGATGGTCAAGTGGGTTAGGAGGCTTGGTCACAACGCCTGGGTGGTGACCGGAATATATCATGACGGGAAACCCGTAGTTTCTCAAAGAACTATAGCAAGGCAGGAGAGGGGGTACATCGTATTCGAGAAAGACCCAGCGGTAGATGTACCCTCAATAAGGGTCGATAGTTTGAGGACCACGTGGCCGCCGAGAAGGATAATGTTCAGGGATTTCATAACGACGCTCAGGAACATAGACAGTGATGTGGGGATAGATTTCCTTGTAACGCATTCAACATTGTGGAACGGTCCTGAGGAAGCTGCTAAGTGGGTTCTGTGGAGGAGGCTTATGATAAGCATGGGCGAGGAGGGGGGTAGCGTCACCTACGCTCACATGTCGCACTACCAGCCGCCAGACCCGGGCAGGTATTCCCCAATAGAGAGGGCGTTCAGAATGGCGTGGAATGCGACGGCCTTCCCGGCGATCTTCAGAGCGGCAGACCTTATTCTGTGTCTGACCAGTGTTGAGGCTGAGGACATGCTCACATTGGGGGCTAGACCGGATCAGATGCACTTGTTCCCAGGGGGGCTGGATGACGACACTGCGGCTTTAATAGATTCCGCAGACCCTATGCTCGTACGTAGTAAGTACGGCATACCCGACGATAAGTATGTAGTGTCTTACTTAGGAACAATCGAGGAGAGGAAAAACCCTCTGGCGGTTGCTCAGGTGGCTAGGAAGCTCTCCACGCTGAAGGATGTAGTGTTCGTGATAGCGGGCAAGCCTGGAGATCAGTGGGAGGATCTACTCAGGGAGATCCGGGGTCTAAGTAATGTAGTACTTACTGGGGAGCTGGACGAGGAGATTAAGGCGTCGCTCATAAGGACCTCATACCTCAACATAATAATGTCGAGGATGGAGGCTTTCGGACTAACACAGCTGGAATTCATGTATGGAGGAGTCCCGGTAATAACTAGCGCTGTCTACGGACAGAGATGGCTTGTGAGGAATAATGTCGATGGAGTCCATGTAGGAGGACCTGAAGACGTTGACGGGGCTTCTAAAGCTATTGAAGAATTAGTGCGGAACCCAGATAAGAGGGAGGAGATGTCTAAAAAAGCCAGGGATAGAGCGAAATCCTTCCTAATGTCAACTCTTGCTAAGGAGTTGCTGGGCAAGGCTTCACAACAGTATAAGAAACGCTAA